From Prionailurus bengalensis isolate Pbe53 chromosome F2, Fcat_Pben_1.1_paternal_pri, whole genome shotgun sequence, one genomic window encodes:
- the OXR1 gene encoding oxidation resistance protein 1 isoform X9, producing MSRLWYGKKGRRHQPLNHKYTLITTREDISSKQIAPVKADLESESFRPNLSDPSELLLPDQIEKLTKHLPPRTIGYPWTLVYGTGKHGTSLKTLYRTMTGLDTPVLMVIKDSDGQVFGALASEPFKVSDGFYGTGETFVFTFCPEFEVFKWTGDNMFFIKGDMDSLAFGGGGGEFALWLDGDLYHGRSHSCKTFGNHTLSKKEDFFIQDIEIWAFE from the exons ATTACTACAAGAGAAGACATAAGTTCAAAGCAGATTGCTCCAGTGAAAGCAGACCTGGAGTCTGAATCTTTTCGACCAAACCTAAGTGATCCCAGTGAACTCTTACTGCCAGATCAAATTGAAAAG cttACCAAGCATCTTCCACCAAGAACAATTGGCTATCCATGGACTCTTGTTTATGGCACCGGGAAGCATGGCACAAGCTTGAAGACCCTTTATCGAACAATGACAGGTTTAGACACCCCAGTGCTGATGGTGATTAAAGACAGTGATGGGCAG GTCTTTGGTGCATTAGCATCTGAGCCATTTAAAGTGAGTGATGGCTTTTATGGTACTGGAGAGACCTTTGTTTTTACATTCTGTCCAGAGTTTGAG gtCTTTAAGTGGACAGGAGATAATATGTTTTTTATCAAAGGAGACATGGATTCACTAGCTTTTGGTGGTGGAGG GGGAGAATTTGCCCTTTGGCTTGATGGAGATCTTTACCATGGAAGAAGCCATTCTTGTAAAACATTTGGGAATCATACACTTTCTAAGAAGGAAGATTTCTTTATCCAAGACATTGAAATCTGGGCTTTTGAATAA